From the genome of Candidatus Electrothrix communis, one region includes:
- a CDS encoding VWA domain-containing protein encodes MKKLLCTYAAALLILSVVLSGCGEDADQQNASAPQQQKNVAQQQKIPDPFEKTTDASTWPPSAKKEANILPADQWSRKNYVMIFDGSGSMSEQRCSGNKTKSTVAKEAVADWAQSVPADANLGLIVFDQQGFSVRLQLGQGDRQKFIQQVQAVVPNSGTPLTQAVQTAYEILTAQAGKQLGYGEYHMVIVTDGVANQPEQLTRTVNAVLARSPIIISTIGFCIADTHSLNQPGRTIYKAADNPEALRQGLQDVLAESESFDDITEF; translated from the coding sequence ATGAAAAAACTCTTATGCACATATGCTGCCGCCCTCCTCATTCTGAGTGTAGTTCTCAGCGGATGCGGCGAGGATGCTGATCAGCAGAACGCCTCTGCCCCGCAACAGCAAAAAAACGTTGCCCAACAACAGAAGATTCCTGATCCTTTTGAAAAGACAACGGATGCATCTACCTGGCCGCCGTCAGCGAAAAAGGAGGCGAATATCCTGCCTGCCGACCAATGGAGCCGGAAAAATTATGTGATGATTTTTGACGGCTCAGGCAGTATGAGCGAACAACGCTGTTCCGGTAATAAAACAAAAAGCACAGTGGCCAAAGAAGCAGTGGCGGACTGGGCCCAGTCGGTTCCTGCTGATGCGAACCTGGGGCTTATCGTCTTTGATCAGCAGGGCTTTTCTGTTCGCCTGCAACTCGGTCAGGGCGACCGACAGAAATTTATTCAGCAGGTGCAGGCGGTCGTGCCGAATTCCGGTACGCCGTTGACCCAGGCTGTCCAGACAGCCTATGAGATTCTCACGGCCCAGGCTGGCAAACAACTGGGCTACGGTGAATATCATATGGTGATCGTCACTGATGGCGTGGCCAATCAGCCGGAACAGCTGACCAGAACAGTCAACGCGGTACTGGCCCGTTCCCCGATCATCATCAGTACCATCGGCTTCTGCATTGCCGACACCCATTCACTGAATCAGCCAGGACGAACAATCTACAAGGCTGCGGATAATCCAGAGGCTCTTCGTCAGGGCTTGCAGGATGTGCTGGCTGAATCCGAGTCCTTTGATGATATAACGGAGTTCTGA